One Natrinema salaciae genomic region harbors:
- a CDS encoding translation initiation factor IF-6, translating into MQRLAFAGSAYVGVFARATDSCVLVRHDVDDDVAADLTDELEVPAIRTTVGGSSTVGALATGNENGLLVSSRVLEYEREGLEETVDVPVAELPGSINAAGNVVLANDYGAYVHPDLPREAVQIVADTLEVPVERGDLAGVRTVGTAAVATNTGVLCHPKATDEELDALEDALDVRADVGTVNYGAPLVGSGLIANEAGYVVGEDTTGPELGRIEDALGYLD; encoded by the coding sequence TTGCAGCGCCTCGCCTTCGCCGGGTCGGCCTACGTCGGCGTCTTCGCCCGTGCGACCGACTCGTGCGTGCTCGTTCGCCACGACGTCGACGACGACGTCGCTGCCGACCTGACGGACGAACTCGAGGTCCCCGCCATCCGGACGACCGTTGGCGGCTCCTCGACGGTCGGTGCGTTAGCGACGGGCAACGAGAACGGACTGCTCGTCAGTTCCCGCGTCCTCGAGTACGAGCGCGAGGGACTCGAGGAGACCGTCGACGTCCCCGTCGCCGAACTGCCGGGCAGTATCAACGCCGCCGGGAACGTCGTGCTCGCAAACGACTACGGGGCCTACGTCCATCCGGACCTGCCCCGTGAGGCGGTTCAGATCGTCGCGGACACGCTTGAGGTCCCCGTCGAACGCGGCGACCTCGCGGGCGTCCGGACCGTCGGTACCGCCGCGGTGGCGACGAACACCGGCGTGCTCTGCCATCCGAAGGCGACCGACGAGGAGCTCGACGCGCTCGAGGACGCCCTGGACGTGCGGGCCGACGTCGGCACGGTCAACTACGGCGCACCGCTGGTCGGCTCCGGCCTGATCGCCAACGAGGCCGGCTACGTCGTCGGCGAGGACACGACCGGACCCGAACTGGGCCGGATCGAGGACGCGCTGGGCTATCTCGACTGA
- a CDS encoding ASCH domain-containing protein — MSELDAGELLPSDRMQTQALEGDVTQIHRGHRYAEAGDTFAIDGTTFEVTDVRERTLGELTDEDAQAEGMDDLDGYRRMLERAHENFEWDDDSEVVLHRFERR; from the coding sequence ATGAGCGAACTCGATGCCGGGGAACTGCTACCGAGCGACCGGATGCAAACGCAGGCCCTCGAGGGAGACGTCACCCAGATCCACCGCGGCCACCGGTACGCCGAGGCGGGAGACACGTTCGCGATCGACGGAACGACCTTCGAAGTGACCGACGTCCGCGAGCGCACGCTCGGGGAGCTGACCGACGAGGATGCGCAGGCCGAAGGGATGGACGACCTCGACGGGTATCGACGCATGCTCGAGCGCGCCCACGAGAACTTCGAGTGGGACGACGACAGCGAGGTCGTGTTGCACCGATTCGAACGGCGATAA
- the pfdA gene encoding prefoldin subunit alpha → MSQQQLQQLSQELQEIEEQIEALRTNVEAIQQEKTEVDEAIEAVETLETGSTVQMPLGGGAYLRTTIENIDEVIVELGADYAAEFEEDDAVDALENKKDHLDEQIDELNEDIAELETESSELEQQAQQLQQQAMQQQMQGMGQGQPDE, encoded by the coding sequence ATGAGTCAGCAGCAACTCCAGCAGCTGTCCCAGGAGCTTCAGGAGATCGAAGAACAGATCGAGGCTCTGCGGACGAACGTCGAGGCCATCCAGCAGGAGAAGACCGAGGTCGACGAGGCCATCGAAGCCGTCGAGACGCTCGAGACGGGTTCGACCGTCCAGATGCCCCTGGGCGGCGGCGCGTACCTCCGAACGACGATCGAGAACATCGACGAAGTGATCGTCGAACTCGGCGCCGACTACGCTGCGGAGTTCGAGGAAGACGACGCCGTCGACGCCCTCGAGAACAAGAAAGACCACCTCGACGAGCAGATCGACGAGCTCAACGAGGATATCGCCGAACTCGAGACCGAGAGCAGCGAGCTCGAACAGCAGGCCCAGCAGCTCCAGCAGCAGGCGATGCAACAGCAGATGCAGGGGATGGGCCAGGGGCAGCCCGACGAATAA
- the rpl18a gene encoding 50S ribosomal protein L18Ae, producing MSQFTVSGRFKNRDGFAEFETTIDAENENVAREHAYSQLGSQHGLKRTEIELEEVAQQ from the coding sequence ATGAGTCAATTTACGGTCAGTGGTCGGTTCAAGAACCGCGACGGTTTCGCGGAGTTCGAGACGACCATCGACGCCGAGAACGAGAACGTCGCTCGTGAACACGCATACTCCCAGCTCGGGAGCCAGCACGGGCTCAAACGGACGGAGATCGAACTCGAGGAGGTAGCCCAGCAATGA